The following is a genomic window from Gloeocapsa sp. DLM2.Bin57.
GCTCGTGGTATCAATTCAGTTTCAGGAAGAGAGATAGCACCCATAATATGACTAATATTAAAAGCGCTTCTGGCTCTCGCGTCAATAATCGTTAGAGCAGGCTCTCCCCAATCTAAGCGTTGTTTTAAGTTTTGGGGTATGGTTTTTTGATTGGGAGTGAGTTGTACTTGTGGGTGCATAGGGAGACAGTCTTGATAGTTTCCTCTACAACTTAACAATTTTTGGGGGGTTTGTAAAGGATTGTTAAAAATGTCTTGACAAAAAGGTCTTTATCTACTGGTAGCTAAAGCAGCGATCGCCCTAGTAGCTTGCTCATAATAAGCTTGCTCTCCTAGGTTAAAATAAAGTTGGGAAGCTTGCTCTAAATCTTGCAATGCTCCATTGCGATCGCCCATTTGATAACGAACCAAAGCGCGGTTATAATAGGCGTGGGGATACTCAGGAGCAAGATTAATCACGTTAGTATAATCTTTAAAAGCGTTGTCTAACTCGCGCTGTTGATAATAGAGATTACCTCTTTGAAAATAAGCGGGAGCAAAACGAGAATCAAGCTTAATTACCTGAGTAAAATCAGCTATACTTCCATCAATTTCCAGTAATGATTGAGATAAAATCAAACCTCTGAGATAATAAGCAGAAATATCCTCTGGAGTGATTGCAATAACTCTATTAATATCTTCTAGAGCTAAATGATACTTTTGCAACTCGTAATAAACTACGGCTCGATTATAATAAACTTGAGCATCTCTAGGATTAACCCTGAGAGCTTGATTAAACTGAATAAGTGCTCCTTGGTAATCACCCTGTTGATATTTATTAAGTCCTTCATTTAAATAGGTAACAGAGGTATTCTCAGCGACAATAACGATCGCGGGTTGGGGAGGCAAAGGATAAATATACATCTTTTTTCGTGTTATAATAACCTAAATAAATAATAATCTAATTAAGATGATACAGGTTATTTCTAGTTTATATGAACAAGATTATTATCTTTGGCTAGAGGAACAGGTCCACTCTCTAGAATCATTAGCTTTAGACAAGCTAGATGTAGCTAACTTAATCATTGAAATACAAGGAATGGGCAAAGCTGAAAAACTAGCTAAGACAAGTAATCTAAGAATTCTTTTAATGCATCTTTTAAAATGGATTTATCAAGATAAGAAAAGAACTAATAGTTGTCAATATACTATCAGAGAACATCGTAAGAGAATTCTCAAAACCTTAAAACAAAGTCCTTCGTTAAAAAATTATTATCAAGAAATATTAGCAGAAGCATATCAAGATGCACGGGAATTAGCAGCAGATGAAACAGGGTTACCTATTACTATTTTTCCTGTGGAATGTGAGTTTACTACCGAACAGATATTAGATCCAGAATTTCTGACCAATCATCGTCAATAAAAAGGAAATAAGACCATTTATACTCCACCTTTAGCCCGTTTAATCGAACAATTACAGCGTTTACCTGGTGTAGGAGCAAAAACAGCTCAACGTTTAGCTTTACACATTCTTAAACGACCTGAAACAGAAGTAATAGCATTAGCACAAGCCCTCATTGACGCTAAAAAACAAATAGGATTGTGTAAAATTTGCTTTCATTTATCCGCTACCCCAATTTGTGAAATTTGTGCTAACCCTAACCGAGAGAAAAAAACTATCTGTGTGGTAGCAGATTCTAGAGACGTAATCGCCCTAGAAAAAACTAGAGAATATACAGGATTATATCACGTTTTAGGAGGAGTAATCTCCCCCATGGAAGGAATAGGACCAGAACAATTAAATATTCAATCTCTAGTTAACAGAATTGGTAAAGAGGAGATTACCGAAGTCATTATAGCTATTAGTCCTAGTATAGAGGGAGATACAACTACTTTATATATAGGTCAATTATTAAAACCTCTGACCAAAGTTACGAGAATCGCTTTTGGTTTACCAATGGGAGGAGATTTAGAATACGCTGATGAGATTACCTTAGCTAGAGCTTTAGAAGGACGTAGAGAGATATAAACCTTATGTTATGTAAAACCGTACTGTTGTGAGGTAATATCTACACTATTTTTACCCTTAAAAAAATGGCAAGATCAAGTTATCGAAGTAAACAAGGTACATCAATGCAAGCAATTATCAAACTCTTCTTTAACTGGTTTGGCAAAAATCTACGTAACTCTAAATATCGTTGGTTACTAATTCTTGGGTCTCTATTTTATCTAGTAACTCCAATAGATATTTCTCCCGACTTTTTACCTGTGTTGGGATGGTTAGATGATGGAGTAGTTATTACTTTATTATTGAGTGAATTTACAGACTTAGTCATGGATTATCGGAATCGTCGCCAGAAAAAACAAGACTCAGACGCAATTGAAGTAGAAACGGTTTAATAACAATTATGGACGCACAATCTTGGCATCAACAGGGTAATAATCTCGCTCAAAACAAACAATATCTAGCAGCTTTAGACGCTTATAAACAAGCGATCGCTCTTGATCCTAATTACCCTCCTGCTTGGAATAATCTCGGTAATGTTCTCTGTGAATTAAAACGTTTAGGAGAAGCTTACGCAGCTTATGACAAGGCGATCGCTTTGTTGCCTACCTATCACCAAGCTTGGTATAATCGAGGTCTAGTTCTCAAAGAAATGGGGGCTTACGGTAACGCGATGGAGTCATTTAATCGGGCGATCGCTTTACATGAAAACGAACCAATTTACTTTCACCAACGCGATAGTATCTGGATACACAAAAAACTATTTTAACCAATATTTTCCTATATCTGATCAAAGGGTGTAGGATATTTATTATTAGGTTCAAAATAAAACAATGTCTGATTGCGGTTGTCATATAGAAGCTAAAAATAAGCAACAGCGTAAAACTCTCAGAGTACTCCTGTTGATTAACTTAGTGATGTTTGTTGTCGAAAGCATTACGGGAGTGGTTGCCCAATCAACAGCATTAATCGCCGACTCTTTAGATATGTTAGCTGATGCTATTGTTTATGCTATCTCATTATATGTAGTAGGTCGATCATATCTTCACAAAGCGCGCGCGGCTAGTTTAAGTGGAGTCTTTCAAATTACTTTAGCTTTCCTAGTCTTATTTGACGTAGTTAGAAAATATTGGTTAGGTAGTCTTCCCGAATCCTGGTTAATGGGTGGAATTGGTTTAATTGCATTAATAGCTAATATTTATTGTTTATGGTTAATTTCCAAACACAGAAACGAAGAAGTACATATGCGCGCGAGTTGGATATTTTCTAAAAATGATGTGATTGCTAATATCAGCGTGATTGTCGCGGGTATATTAGTGAGTATCTTTAATTCTGGTATCCCCGATTTAGTAGTAGGTTTTGGTATTGCTGCTTTAGTTTTGTGGGGAGGAATTAAGATTATCCAAGAATCAAGAAGTTTTAAAGAAGAAAATAGTTAATTTAGGTTATTTTTGTTTTTTTGCGCCTAAATTTAAGACCATAGCGAGTTAAACTATAATCATTTTTTATGTTATCATAATCTCAAAACATTTTAAAAAGTTATTATGTTACCTTCATTATCTCTTGCCCATCCAGAGTTGGCTAGCTTTTATCAACAAGGTATAGAAAATAACAGAGCCGAAATTTTGATTGATAAGTTATTTTATGTTAATACCGATGCTCCCGAATCAATCAGTATTCCTGTTTTATTGAATCAAAGCCCTAGAAGACGAGTTGGAGTTAATTATATTATTGAAGCAATTAGCGATGACAATGTTGTTAATAGAATTGACCGAGGGAGAATCAGATTTAATCCAGGAGAAATCTCTCAAACTATAGATATAAATGTTACTGATAATAATCAGATTTTGCAAATTACTTTAAATAGACCTGGAAGTGCTGATCTTTTCAGCGATCAAGCTACTATTATCTTGGGAGATGATCTAGAAAATGATTTAGAAATTTTAGTTGATTATACCAATTCTTTAATTAATGATTCAGAACAGATTATCTTGGTAGAAAACCCTAACCTAAATTTAAATAACTTTTATCAACCAAGAAGAAATTCTAGACCAAGTGTAATGATTAATGAATCAATTTATTTACAGCAAAGTTCTACAGAAACAGTTGAGATACCAGTCTTTTTAAACAAAACATTACCACGACAAAGAATCACAGTTGACTATACTATTAAACAGTTTATTGATGAAGATTTTGTAGAAGTTGACCAAGGGAGAATCAGATTTAATCCAGGAGAAATTCTGCAAACCATAGTAATAGATGAAAATGATCTTTCAGAATCTTTAGATTACTTTGAAATCAGTTTAGATAGAGCAAGAAGAGCAAATATTTTTAATGATATTGGTAATGTTATTATTGAGAATACTAGTGAAATAGATGCAACCAGAGAAGAAACAGAGAGATTGATAGAAGAAGTAGATAGATTATTAGAAGGATTTGAGCCAGAAAATTTGGACTATAATAACCTTGGTATAAATGGAGGAAGTCCCGCAGATGCTTGGGTTTCACCGCAAGAATTAAATGTACCTGTACCTAGATATAGTTCAGGAGACCCCATTGTAACTGGTAGTGGAGCGATTAATTATGGTGATTTTTATTATTTTCCAGATTAATAATATCAACTAGACGAGTAGCTGCACCAGGTTGAGGTCGAAATTGAGTCAGATTATCGTGGATTTTGGCTAATTCTGTAGGATTATCCAGTAAATCTAGAACTTGTTGGGCGATCGCCCTAGCAGACAATTCCCCGACTAATTCAGGTACTATCTCTGATTTTGCCCACAAATTGGGCCAAGCGAATAAGCGTTTTTGGCGTAGAATCAACCAATTAATCACAGTAGCGAAATAATTACCCAATAGGGGTAAATTAGCCAAAATACCTGGAATTCCATCCCAAGCGCGCATAGCGTCGAGTTGTTGCGTAGGGATTAACACCAGCATCGGTACACCTAAACTACCCAATTGAGCGGTATTAGCACCTACAGTAGTAAGACATAGGCTACATTGAGATAATAAATCAAAAGCCGGAAAACGAGTAACCAACTCTATTTTGACTCCTTGGGGACTTACTAAAAAATAGCCTTCGGGGGTAGAAATCAACTCACCACCCATCCCCTCTAATTTAGCTACTAAAGGGTTAGTTTCAGCAGAAGCAAAACGCGCTAAAGCTTCAGGAGTTAGAGTAGGGGCTAAAGGTAAGATAAAACGAGTCTGAGGACGTTGAGAAGCGATCGCCTCTGCTATAGCTAAACTGAAAGGTACACCTTGAGCTAATTTAGCACTTTTAGAACCAGGTAACAACCCGATTAACTCAGTTGAAGAAGATAAAGGGTAGATATCCCCCAAATCAGCCATTAAATTCCCCACCACTGTACATTTATGACGATATTTAGGAGGGATTTTATTAGCGACCAAATCTTGACCTAAAGCAAAATGAGTTACCCAAGATAACCAGCGCGCGTCCCATTCAGCGTAAATTAAACTAGAGTATTGTAGCCGTCTAGCAATGAGTAAAGCAAAAAACTGATCACCTCCGAGAAAGATAACCAGACCCTGCGATCGCCAATCCCAATTATCCCTAGTTTTCCCCTTGATAAGAAAAGTCAAGAAATAATCAGGAGATTGTACCCTATCTACTTCAGGGAAAGAAGAAGCGATCGCCTCTTCCTTACCACTAGCATGAGGACAAGGAGATAATACTACTGAGATGCGCACCAAATCGCGGTTATCTCCAAATTTAGCGCGTAAAGCTTTAACTACAGGTAAAACCCAAGTAGTCACCTCCCCTGGTCCATTAGAGAGAATCAGGATATCAACGGGTTTAGAAAGAGAAAGGGACTGATAAACCGATACCGATTGCTGTATCATTTTGCTCACGTACTCGTAACTGATGCCAAGGAGACGAACCAAGACGATTAGTCAAGTATAATTCTAACTGTAAAGGTGTATCTGATTCTATACCCAAAGGATACCATCTTAAAGCAGCTGTCCAGGGAATAGCGTCAGTGCGTCGATTCCCGATGATCGCGTTACCTTCCCCTGTAAAATTAGCCCCAACTTCACCAATAACACTAAAATTAGCAAAAACTGGTGTTGCACCACCTAGATTAAAACCTGCAGCTTCTGTACCAGATCTTTGTACATATCCCCAAATAGGAGTTAACCACAGTGCACCACCATTATCAAACTGATAGTGTAAGGGTAGAGAGATAGTGGTTATATAGAGTCTTCCTTCAAAGAGGTTATCAGCTCTGAAAAACACAGGAATCTCTCTCTCTAAATTTCTCTTGTTGAATGTATCGCGATCGTTGTTAAAAAAGTTGACAAAAGGTTGGTTAGTTTGTCCTAGAGTAGCTACCACACTCATAGTCAGAGGTTTTCCCTCAGCTTGATTGAGTAAACGTACTTTAGCACTAATTCCCTGCTCTGACTCATCTACATTACTGAAGACATAATCTAGATAAGCACCAACTTCTACATCTCTAACTATCCCATAACGTAAAGCTGTCATGATTCCGTTACTTCCACCCTGGAGATGAAACAGAAAAGTTCCAGTAGGGATAGTTCCACCATCAAAAAAGCCTAGACCATCGATTGTACCTGGATCTGGTTGTGATTCGCGATAACGTCGATTAGCAGCGATAAAATCGGGAAGAAAAATCAAATTAGCACCAATAGACATATAACTACGATCCGCGGTTAAAGCCATAGGCGCAGTGATACCATAGGTATTAGAGGCGAAAACGTCTAAACCAACTTGAGGATTAACCAGGTAACGTACACCTAGATTATAAGCGATCGCCTTAGCAGGACGTCCTGACTCTCTACTGATACTATTATTACCCGTCAGAGGAAAGAAAGCATCTCCCCAGAGGGTAAAGCGATCGCTTATTGCGTAGGAAATAGCTGTAGTCAACCCAAAGGTTGTCCCAAAAGATCCAGGGTGATCAATGGGGGGAGTATGGAGATAAAGTGCGTGATTTTCGCTAAAAAATGCTACCGTTGGTGAGATAGTGAAGCGAATGTCTTCGCTTAAACTCATGGTTAAGGGTAAAGCTAAAGCAGGTACGATACTCTCATAGACTCCCTGGTCTATTGTAACTCCATCCTGTCTAAAAGTGTAACCACGTTGACCCCAGGAAGCGGAGACAATCCCACTGAGTTTAAATTTTTCGTTGTTACTGATATATAATCTCTGTTTTAATTCTAAAGTCAGGTCAAAGAAATTACCCTCATTAGCTCTACTAGTGACGCGGAAGTCTCCTTGATTGCCAATTGAACCACTATCGGTTAATTGACTAATAAAGGTTAACTCAGTGCGATCGCTGATCCCCCAACTCAAACCCGCGTAGGAATAGATTACTGTTTCTTCATCTTCGATCGCCCCCTGAAAAAAGAATACCCGCGCACCCACTTTAAAGAGAAAATCACCCCTATTGAGGTGTTCTGCGGTTGGTAGCTGAAATTGCTGGTTACGTAGTGGTGAAGTTGGTTTTAGTTGTTCTGCTGTTGATTCTTGACTAAGGATTAAGGGAAAATCTTCATAACCTAGAGTTGCTATGATTCCTGCTAGTATGGTAACCAGTGTCATAAATAATGGTATATAAAAAAGAACTTAGCACATAATAACTAAATTTGGTTTTTTCTTCTATCACTCAGAATTAAAATTAGTAGCAATAACATATTGATTTCTACCTTTTTCTTTAGCATAGTATAAAGACTGATCCGCTAATTTAATTAACTCTAAAGGTTGATGTTGTGAAGTAGGGATACAAGTAACAATCCCAAAACTCAAAGATAGAGTTGGATTAATCGGTGATTTTTCATGGGGAATAGCTGCAAGGTTAACTTGATCTTGAAGAGATTTAACTAGGGTTATCACACCATCTTGATCCAGATTAGCTAAAATAATCCCAAATTCTTCTCCACCAAAACGCGCTACTAAATCTAGAGATTCTCTGATACAACTAGAGATAATTTGAGCAACTTTTTTTAAACAATCATCCCCTGCTATATGCCCATATCGATCATTATACCCTTTAAAATAATCTA
Proteins encoded in this region:
- a CDS encoding tetratricopeptide repeat protein, translated to MYIYPLPPQPAIVIVAENTSVTYLNEGLNKYQQGDYQGALIQFNQALRVNPRDAQVYYNRAVVYYELQKYHLALEDINRVIAITPEDISAYYLRGLILSQSLLEIDGSIADFTQVIKLDSRFAPAYFQRGNLYYQQRELDNAFKDYTNVINLAPEYPHAYYNRALVRYQMGDRNGALQDLEQASQLYFNLGEQAYYEQATRAIAALATSR
- a CDS encoding DUF29 domain-containing protein, with protein sequence MIQVISSLYEQDYYLWLEEQVHSLESLALDKLDVANLIIEIQGMGKAEKLAKTSNLRILLMHLLKWIYQDKKRTNSCQYTIREHRKRILKTLKQSPSLKNYYQEILAEAYQDARELAADETGLPITIFPVECEFTTEQILDPEFLTNHRQ
- the recR gene encoding recombination protein RecR, whose amino-acid sequence is MYTPPLARLIEQLQRLPGVGAKTAQRLALHILKRPETEVIALAQALIDAKKQIGLCKICFHLSATPICEICANPNREKKTICVVADSRDVIALEKTREYTGLYHVLGGVISPMEGIGPEQLNIQSLVNRIGKEEITEVIIAISPSIEGDTTTLYIGQLLKPLTKVTRIAFGLPMGGDLEYADEITLARALEGRREI
- a CDS encoding DUF1232 domain-containing protein, which encodes MQAIIKLFFNWFGKNLRNSKYRWLLILGSLFYLVTPIDISPDFLPVLGWLDDGVVITLLLSEFTDLVMDYRNRRQKKQDSDAIEVETV
- a CDS encoding tetratricopeptide repeat protein, which translates into the protein MMDAQSWHQQGNNLAQNKQYLAALDAYKQAIALDPNYPPAWNNLGNVLCELKRLGEAYAAYDKAIALLPTYHQAWYNRGLVLKEMGAYGNAMESFNRAIALHENEPIYFHQRDSIWIHKKLF
- a CDS encoding cation transporter; its protein translation is MSDCGCHIEAKNKQQRKTLRVLLLINLVMFVVESITGVVAQSTALIADSLDMLADAIVYAISLYVVGRSYLHKARAASLSGVFQITLAFLVLFDVVRKYWLGSLPESWLMGGIGLIALIANIYCLWLISKHRNEEVHMRASWIFSKNDVIANISVIVAGILVSIFNSGIPDLVVGFGIAALVLWGGIKIIQESRSFKEENS
- a CDS encoding lipid-A-disaccharide synthase, whose translation is MIQQSVSVYQSLSLSKPVDILILSNGPGEVTTWVLPVVKALRAKFGDNRDLVRISVVLSPCPHASGKEEAIASSFPEVDRVQSPDYFLTFLIKGKTRDNWDWRSQGLVIFLGGDQFFALLIARRLQYSSLIYAEWDARWLSWVTHFALGQDLVANKIPPKYRHKCTVVGNLMADLGDIYPLSSSTELIGLLPGSKSAKLAQGVPFSLAIAEAIASQRPQTRFILPLAPTLTPEALARFASAETNPLVAKLEGMGGELISTPEGYFLVSPQGVKIELVTRFPAFDLLSQCSLCLTTVGANTAQLGSLGVPMLVLIPTQQLDAMRAWDGIPGILANLPLLGNYFATVINWLILRQKRLFAWPNLWAKSEIVPELVGELSARAIAQQVLDLLDNPTELAKIHDNLTQFRPQPGAATRLVDIINLENNKNHHN